The following proteins are encoded in a genomic region of Xanthomonas cassavae CFBP 4642:
- a CDS encoding MCP four helix bundle domain-containing protein: MNKFNDWPIRRKLMFAFCLSAVLTALLGGLGFSRMKQMQQQAVLINEEVVPVLSRLSELRAFGGEFRIYESGQFVNLQDQERYDYFLTRMDEIQGKYAQTQKALEAKIAAGSSLKAGYDKLAKESASYFEANKTLRALYKDPDYAAAVRANKQSGTSARCCSRPSTRCMPSNPPHWPTWLRPAAPRSR, translated from the coding sequence ATGAACAAGTTCAACGATTGGCCCATCCGCCGCAAACTGATGTTTGCGTTCTGCCTCAGTGCCGTGCTCACTGCCCTGCTTGGCGGGCTGGGCTTCTCGCGCATGAAGCAGATGCAGCAGCAGGCCGTGCTGATCAACGAAGAGGTGGTTCCGGTGCTGAGCCGGCTCTCGGAGTTGCGCGCGTTCGGCGGCGAATTCCGTATCTACGAATCGGGCCAGTTCGTCAATCTGCAGGACCAGGAACGCTACGACTACTTCCTGACCCGCATGGACGAGATCCAGGGCAAGTACGCGCAAACGCAGAAGGCGCTGGAAGCCAAGATCGCTGCCGGCTCGTCACTGAAGGCCGGCTACGACAAGCTCGCCAAGGAAAGCGCCAGTTACTTCGAAGCCAACAAGACCTTGCGCGCGCTCTACAAGGATCCCGACTACGCGGCCGCGGTGCGTGCGAACAAGCAATCCGGCACATCCGCAAGGTGCTGTTCCAGACCATCGACAAGATGTATGCCGAGCAATCCACCGCACTGGCCAACATGGTTGCGGCCAGCAGCGCCTCGTTCAAGATGA
- a CDS encoding methyl-accepting chemotaxis protein, whose product MTFKSSLAKTLANVPLKRKFLAQTALMALGIIALAIVAARMQYVDLTDTRRDGLKSQIEMAIAVVNGYAERAEKGEMDVDAAKKAALNTLSTMRARGGVDYIYVTDQAPVMLMHPTRPDLNGKPLTDVLSPDGKRIFPAFVTAAQAGGGYVDYTWAKPGQKDPVQKTSYAALYKPWGWVIGTGVYLDDTQSQALAFTGIVTLAGGVLVLLNLLVGWMIGNSILEPVARALAAIKGVARGDLSVRTAAHGNDEIGQMLKATDDMVHTLERFSAQTKVMVHMHAGDDVTHRMPTDFPGVYGELAGGINTMIFEHLDAIVDAIGILNDYAQGDLSRNAARLPGTRAVLHEAMDAAKASLLAINTEIKRLAQAAAEGDFSQRGDATRFKHDSARMINDLNAMMEVSDRNLGKLSGLLAALAEGDLTARMEGQFHGVFARMRDDANATATQLAGIVGRIQQAAGSITGSASEIAAGNNDLSQRTEQQAANLEETAASMEELTSTVKQNAESARQANQLAIGAASVASQGGQVVSQVVDTMSGIETSSRKIAEIISVIDGIAFQTNILALNAAVEAARAGEQGRGFAVVASEVRTLAQRSAGAAKEIKHLIDDSVGKVAQGSALVDQAGKTMAEIVSSVKRVTDIMSEISAASQEQSAGIEQVNLTVTQMDESTQQNAALVEEATAAANAMQQQARQLDDAVSIFRIEATAQPHATAGTRAPKRVALAAH is encoded by the coding sequence ATGACGTTCAAGAGCTCGCTCGCAAAGACGTTGGCCAACGTGCCGCTCAAGCGCAAGTTTCTCGCCCAGACCGCGCTGATGGCGCTGGGCATCATCGCGCTGGCCATCGTTGCCGCACGCATGCAGTACGTTGATCTCACCGACACGCGGCGCGACGGCCTCAAGAGTCAGATCGAAATGGCGATCGCGGTGGTCAACGGCTACGCCGAGCGCGCCGAAAAAGGCGAGATGGACGTGGACGCCGCCAAGAAGGCCGCGTTGAACACCTTGTCCACCATGCGCGCGCGCGGTGGCGTGGACTACATCTACGTCACCGACCAGGCGCCGGTGATGCTGATGCATCCCACCCGCCCGGACCTCAACGGCAAGCCATTGACCGATGTGCTCAGCCCGGACGGCAAGCGCATCTTTCCGGCATTCGTGACCGCCGCGCAGGCCGGCGGCGGCTATGTCGATTACACCTGGGCCAAGCCGGGCCAGAAAGACCCGGTGCAGAAGACCTCGTACGCGGCGCTGTACAAGCCGTGGGGCTGGGTGATCGGTACCGGCGTGTACCTGGACGACACCCAGTCGCAGGCGCTGGCGTTCACCGGCATCGTGACCCTGGCCGGCGGCGTGCTGGTGCTGCTCAACCTGTTGGTCGGCTGGATGATCGGCAACTCGATCCTGGAGCCGGTGGCACGTGCGCTGGCAGCGATCAAGGGCGTGGCGCGCGGCGATCTGAGCGTGCGCACTGCCGCCCACGGCAACGATGAAATCGGCCAGATGCTCAAGGCCACCGACGACATGGTGCACACCCTGGAGCGCTTCTCGGCGCAGACCAAGGTAATGGTGCACATGCATGCCGGCGACGACGTCACCCACCGCATGCCGACCGATTTCCCGGGCGTGTACGGCGAGCTGGCCGGCGGCATCAACACCATGATCTTCGAGCACCTGGATGCCATCGTCGATGCCATCGGCATCCTCAACGACTATGCGCAGGGCGATCTGTCGCGCAATGCGGCGCGCCTGCCCGGCACCCGCGCAGTGCTGCACGAAGCGATGGACGCAGCCAAGGCCAGCCTGCTGGCGATCAACACCGAGATCAAGCGCCTGGCGCAGGCGGCCGCCGAAGGCGACTTCAGCCAGCGTGGCGATGCCACGCGCTTCAAGCACGATTCGGCGCGCATGATCAACGACCTCAACGCGATGATGGAGGTCAGCGACCGCAACCTGGGCAAGCTGTCCGGGCTGCTGGCCGCGCTGGCCGAAGGCGACCTCACCGCGCGCATGGAAGGCCAGTTCCACGGCGTGTTTGCGCGCATGCGCGACGATGCCAACGCCACCGCCACGCAGCTGGCCGGCATCGTCGGGCGCATCCAGCAGGCCGCCGGTTCCATCACCGGCTCGGCCAGCGAAATCGCCGCCGGCAACAACGATCTGTCGCAGCGCACCGAGCAACAGGCCGCCAACCTGGAAGAAACCGCCGCCTCGATGGAGGAACTTACCTCCACCGTCAAGCAGAACGCCGAAAGCGCGCGCCAGGCCAATCAGTTGGCGATCGGTGCAGCCAGCGTCGCATCGCAGGGCGGCCAGGTGGTCAGCCAGGTGGTGGACACCATGTCCGGCATCGAAACCTCGTCCAGGAAGATCGCCGAGATCATCTCCGTGATCGACGGCATCGCGTTCCAGACCAATATCCTGGCGCTCAATGCGGCAGTGGAGGCGGCACGCGCCGGCGAACAGGGTCGTGGCTTTGCGGTGGTCGCCAGCGAAGTGCGTACCCTCGCCCAGCGCTCGGCCGGCGCCGCCAAGGAGATCAAGCACCTGATCGACGATTCGGTCGGCAAGGTGGCGCAAGGCTCGGCACTGGTGGATCAGGCCGGCAAGACCATGGCCGAAATCGTGTCCTCGGTGAAGCGCGTCACCGACATCATGAGCGAGATTTCTGCCGCCTCGCAGGAGCAGTCGGCCGGCATCGAGCAGGTCAACCTCACCGTCACCCAGATGGATGAGAGCACCCAGCAGAACGCCGCATTGGTGGAAGAAGCCACCGCCGCAGCCAATGCGATGCAGCAGCAGGCACGCCAACTGGACGATGCGGTGTCGATCTTCCGGATCGAGGCCACGGCACAACCACACGCCACTGCGGGTACGCGCGCACCCAAGCGCGTGGCCCTGGCGGCTCACTGA
- a CDS encoding methyl-accepting chemotaxis protein — MKTKNLSISAQLIIGFGAVVLVMLAVGGTSLKNQATLQDAVAINEHTFKVIATGDAMLTQALNIETGARGYLLSGKQEHLQPFENGQKGFQKNFADAKQLTADNPVQQARLDKLEAAYTKLLDTEKGIIAIRESTDNRERIASVFSEGRDRAAMGVLRSVVGDFKNEEEQLLTKHSQALEAARTKSKLSIMFGSLLAILVAVGMGVMIRRQLLKRMGQAMSVADAIASGKLDNAIDTQSQDETGRLLISMDKMQTQLQAVLAAQAEMAKRHDAGQISYRMDGSAFPGDYGRMVRDSNALVAAHLTVQDSLMRIMGRYAIGDFSEDMTALPGEKAALTQTMETVKQNLSAINCEINQLASAAAAGDFSQRGDAERFQYDFRGMVESLNRLMATAHGNLESLSTLLQSIAAGDLTARMHGDFHGVFARMRDDANGTATQLADIVGRIQTAAISINAASSEIAAGNQDLSQRTEQQAASLEETAASMEELTSTVRQNAESARQANQLAASAATVASQGGHVVGQVVDTMTGIEASSRKIADIITVIDGIAFQTNILALNAAVEAARAGEQGRGFAVVASEVRTLAQRSANAAKEIKGLIDDSVSRVAEGSALVDQAGLTMKDIVSSVQRVTDIMGEISAASQEQSAGIEQVNQSVTQMDETTQQNAALVEEATAAARAMEEQAGQLADAVSIFRIETNATAPRSAVRAAPQRLASVKTSDPARSPASAAHRPAPRAVVVAAPTLVAAADNEASWREF, encoded by the coding sequence ATGAAAACCAAGAATCTTTCGATCTCTGCGCAATTGATCATCGGCTTCGGTGCCGTTGTCCTGGTGATGCTGGCCGTCGGCGGCACGAGCCTGAAAAATCAGGCCACCCTGCAGGACGCCGTCGCGATCAACGAACATACGTTCAAGGTGATTGCCACCGGCGATGCGATGCTGACCCAGGCGCTGAATATCGAAACCGGTGCGCGCGGCTACCTGCTGTCCGGAAAGCAGGAACACCTGCAGCCTTTCGAAAACGGCCAGAAGGGCTTCCAGAAGAACTTTGCCGATGCCAAGCAGCTGACCGCAGATAACCCGGTGCAGCAGGCGCGTCTGGACAAGCTGGAGGCCGCCTACACAAAACTGCTCGACACCGAGAAAGGCATCATCGCCATCCGCGAAAGTACCGACAACCGCGAGCGGATCGCCAGCGTCTTCAGCGAAGGCCGCGACCGCGCAGCGATGGGCGTGCTCCGCAGCGTCGTCGGCGATTTCAAGAACGAAGAAGAGCAACTGCTGACCAAGCATTCGCAGGCGCTGGAGGCGGCGCGTACGAAAAGCAAACTGTCGATCATGTTCGGCAGCCTGCTTGCCATCCTGGTCGCTGTCGGCATGGGCGTGATGATTCGCCGCCAATTGCTCAAGCGCATGGGCCAGGCGATGAGCGTGGCCGATGCCATCGCATCCGGCAAGCTGGACAACGCCATCGACACGCAGTCGCAAGACGAAACCGGCCGCCTGCTGATCAGCATGGACAAGATGCAGACCCAGCTGCAGGCGGTGCTGGCCGCGCAGGCGGAGATGGCCAAGCGTCACGACGCGGGCCAGATCAGCTACCGCATGGATGGCAGCGCCTTCCCGGGCGATTACGGCCGCATGGTCCGCGACAGTAACGCGCTGGTGGCGGCGCACCTGACCGTGCAGGACAGCCTGATGCGGATCATGGGCCGCTATGCGATCGGCGATTTCAGCGAAGACATGACCGCACTGCCGGGCGAAAAGGCTGCGCTCACCCAGACGATGGAAACCGTCAAGCAGAACCTGAGTGCGATCAACTGCGAGATCAACCAGCTGGCGAGCGCGGCCGCTGCCGGCGACTTCAGCCAGCGTGGCGATGCCGAACGCTTCCAGTACGACTTCCGCGGCATGGTCGAGAGCCTCAATCGCTTGATGGCGACGGCGCACGGCAACCTGGAATCGCTATCCACGCTGTTGCAGTCGATTGCCGCTGGCGACCTCACTGCGCGTATGCATGGCGACTTCCACGGCGTGTTCGCACGCATGCGCGACGATGCCAACGGAACGGCTACGCAGCTGGCCGACATCGTTGGCCGCATCCAGACCGCGGCAATCAGCATCAACGCCGCCTCCAGTGAAATCGCCGCCGGCAATCAGGATCTGTCGCAGCGCACCGAGCAGCAGGCCGCCAGCCTGGAAGAAACCGCCGCCTCGATGGAGGAGCTCACCTCCACCGTCAGGCAGAACGCCGAAAGCGCACGCCAGGCCAACCAGCTTGCCGCCAGCGCCGCCACCGTGGCCTCGCAGGGCGGCCACGTGGTCGGCCAGGTCGTGGACACCATGACCGGCATCGAAGCCTCGTCCAGAAAGATCGCCGACATCATCACCGTCATCGACGGCATCGCCTTCCAGACCAATATCCTGGCCTTGAACGCGGCGGTGGAAGCGGCACGCGCCGGCGAGCAGGGCCGCGGCTTTGCGGTCGTGGCCAGCGAGGTGCGCACACTGGCGCAGCGCTCGGCCAATGCCGCCAAGGAGATCAAGGGCCTGATCGACGATTCGGTCAGTCGTGTCGCCGAAGGCTCCGCGCTGGTCGACCAGGCAGGCCTGACGATGAAGGACATCGTCAGCTCGGTGCAGCGCGTGACCGACATCATGGGCGAGATCTCCGCGGCCTCGCAGGAACAGTCTGCCGGCATCGAACAGGTCAACCAGAGCGTGACGCAGATGGACGAGACCACCCAGCAGAACGCTGCGCTGGTGGAGGAGGCCACCGCTGCGGCGCGTGCCATGGAAGAACAAGCCGGGCAGCTTGCCGATGCGGTGTCGATCTTCAGGATCGAGACCAACGCAACGGCGCCGCGGTCCGCAGTCCGTGCCGCGCCGCAACGTCTGGCCAGCGTCAAGACCTCAGACCCAGCCCGCAGCCCGGCCTCGGCCGCGCACAGGCCCGCCCCGCGCGCCGTCGTGGTGGCCGCGCCGACGCTGGTGGCAGCAGCCGACAACGAGGCGAGCTGGCGCGAATTCTGA
- a CDS encoding methyl-accepting chemotaxis protein: MNWFRNLAVARKLAVAFSFTALITLSLGVFALARMQSSAHLLREIGNVWAPAVQQLSEMRALLGEFRTYELAQLAHADDPKAVQNYFERMDKARADVDAAQSAYAKTTTPGKEAELYGEVKQKLADYYKANAALSAAVRAGDVVTATSVSDEQSRPARRDLFAKLVELTKFNTAHMNDEIASAEATYQRSVKVMIAAMALAVLLAAFAGWFIARSIAGPLGRATRVAGAIARGKLDNTIQVDSRDEAGQLLASMQDMQHQLQAVLAAQSEMAQRHDAGQISYRMDPQAFPGDFGTMVHDTNSLVGAHVTVQTSLAQIMSRYAIGDLSQDMQRLPGEKAVLSDTMDTVKANLSAMNREIKTLAQAAANGDFGVRGDAQRFQYDFHAMVDSLNQLMATADANLASLSKVLQAIAAGDLSERMHGQFHGVFAQMRDDANATTEQLSSIVGRIQHATTSINTAASEIAAGNQDLSQRTEQQAANLEETAASMEELTSTVKQNAEHARQANQLAIGAASVASQGGAVVAQVVTTMSGIEVASKKIAEIISVIDGIAFQTNILALNAAVEAARAGEQGRGFAVVASEVRTLAQRSAGAAKEIKHLIDDSVGKVAEGSLLVDQAGKTMADIVASVQRVTDIMGEISAASQEQSTGIEQVNLTVTQMDEATQQNAALVEEATAAARAMEDQAGQLSDAVSIFKLQAAHAVTMAPARIAPTPVKPVRPVKKAAATSAAASAATAAKARVAARPSLAAASNGDTSWHEF, encoded by the coding sequence ATGAACTGGTTCCGTAATCTTGCCGTTGCCCGCAAGTTGGCCGTGGCGTTTTCCTTCACCGCATTGATCACCTTGAGCCTGGGCGTGTTTGCGCTGGCGCGCATGCAGTCGAGCGCCCACCTGTTGCGCGAGATCGGCAACGTGTGGGCGCCGGCGGTGCAGCAGCTGAGCGAAATGCGCGCGTTGCTGGGCGAATTCCGCACCTACGAACTCGCCCAGCTGGCACATGCCGACGATCCGAAGGCGGTGCAGAATTATTTCGAACGCATGGACAAGGCGCGTGCCGACGTCGATGCGGCGCAGAGCGCCTATGCCAAGACCACCACGCCCGGCAAGGAGGCCGAGCTGTATGGCGAGGTCAAACAGAAGCTGGCCGATTACTACAAGGCCAATGCTGCGCTCAGTGCCGCCGTGCGTGCCGGGGATGTGGTCACCGCAACCAGCGTGTCCGACGAGCAATCGCGGCCGGCGCGGCGCGACCTGTTCGCCAAGCTGGTGGAACTGACCAAGTTCAATACCGCGCACATGAACGATGAGATCGCCTCCGCCGAGGCCACCTACCAGCGCTCGGTGAAGGTGATGATTGCGGCAATGGCGCTGGCGGTCCTGCTGGCGGCCTTTGCCGGCTGGTTCATCGCCCGCAGCATCGCCGGCCCGCTCGGCCGCGCCACCCGCGTGGCCGGGGCCATTGCCCGCGGCAAGCTGGACAACACCATCCAGGTCGATAGTCGCGACGAAGCCGGGCAGCTGCTGGCGAGCATGCAGGACATGCAGCATCAGCTGCAGGCCGTGCTGGCTGCGCAGTCGGAGATGGCACAACGCCATGATGCCGGCCAGATCAGCTACCGCATGGACCCGCAGGCATTTCCCGGCGATTTCGGCACGATGGTGCACGACACCAACAGCCTGGTCGGCGCGCATGTCACCGTGCAGACCAGCCTGGCGCAGATCATGTCGCGCTATGCCATCGGCGACCTGAGCCAGGACATGCAGCGTTTGCCCGGCGAAAAGGCCGTGCTCAGCGACACCATGGATACCGTCAAGGCGAACCTCTCGGCGATGAACCGCGAGATCAAGACGCTGGCGCAGGCCGCGGCCAATGGCGATTTCGGCGTGCGCGGCGATGCGCAGCGCTTCCAGTACGATTTCCACGCCATGGTGGACAGCCTCAATCAGCTGATGGCCACCGCCGATGCCAACCTGGCCTCGCTATCCAAGGTGCTGCAGGCCATTGCCGCCGGCGATCTGAGCGAGCGCATGCACGGCCAGTTCCACGGTGTGTTCGCGCAGATGCGTGACGATGCCAATGCCACCACCGAACAGCTCTCTAGCATCGTCGGACGCATCCAGCACGCCACCACTTCGATCAATACCGCCGCCAGCGAAATCGCCGCCGGCAACCAGGATCTGTCGCAGCGCACCGAACAACAGGCGGCCAATCTGGAGGAAACCGCCGCCTCGATGGAAGAGCTCACCTCCACCGTCAAGCAGAATGCCGAACACGCGCGCCAGGCCAACCAGCTGGCGATCGGCGCCGCCTCGGTCGCCTCGCAGGGCGGCGCGGTGGTGGCGCAGGTGGTCACCACCATGTCCGGCATCGAGGTCGCGTCGAAGAAGATCGCCGAGATCATCTCCGTCATCGACGGCATCGCGTTCCAGACCAACATCCTGGCCTTGAATGCCGCGGTGGAAGCAGCACGTGCCGGCGAGCAAGGCCGCGGCTTTGCGGTGGTGGCCAGCGAAGTGCGTACCCTCGCCCAACGCTCGGCCGGCGCGGCCAAGGAGATCAAGCACCTGATCGACGACTCGGTCGGCAAGGTCGCCGAAGGCTCGTTGCTGGTGGACCAGGCCGGCAAGACCATGGCCGACATCGTGGCCAGCGTGCAGCGCGTGACCGACATCATGGGCGAGATCTCCGCCGCCTCGCAGGAACAATCGACCGGTATCGAGCAGGTCAACCTGACCGTGACGCAGATGGACGAAGCCACCCAGCAGAACGCTGCGCTGGTGGAAGAAGCCACTGCCGCTGCCCGTGCAATGGAAGACCAGGCCGGCCAGTTGTCCGACGCCGTCTCGATCTTCAAGCTGCAGGCCGCGCATGCGGTGACGATGGCACCGGCACGCATTGCGCCGACGCCGGTGAAGCCGGTAAGGCCGGTGAAAAAAGCTGCCGCCACATCCGCTGCGGCTTCGGCTGCCACCGCAGCCAAGGCACGCGTGGCCGCACGCCCGTCGCTGGCAGCCGCGTCCAATGGTGACACCAGCTGGCACGAGTTCTGA
- a CDS encoding chemotaxis protein CheA — MSMDLQRFHATFFEESREGLDAMEAGLLSLEEGNRDPEIINSVFRAAHSIKGGAATFGFEAVAGLTHVLETLLDELRSNKRQLEANAVDAMLGSVDVLRALLREAEHGTPADPAAVKAVHTRLNAVLAGEAPAAAVVAKPKEEEPEAWHIGFTPAPSLFMSGNDPLRIIRELEHLGPLQIAARLERMPGFENIDPLEAYLAWDLGLIGKIPRSKIEDTFAWVVDDCELDIRPMAVPGPPPSLAVEAAAPVAAVAPVAAAAEPVAAAATPAKAAAAEAESSIRVSVDKVDALINLVGELVITQAMLKQVSTGLDPAHAEQLFAGLDLLERNTRDLQEAVIGVRMLPVDAVFRRFPRLVRDLSSRLGKQVRLRTIGESTELDKGLIEKIADPLVHLVRNSIDHGLEMPDARRAAGKEETGTITLAASHQGGHIVIEVSDDGRGLNRAKILEKAAERGIAVPDNPTDSQVWDLIFAPGFSTADAVTDLSGRGVGMDVVRRNIQGLGGEVQLESNAGSGTRVLIRLPLTLAILDGMTVSVAGETLILPLSYVLEALQPAPEDVRSMAGDGRVLRVRGEYLPILSLTNYYGFGGQQSSKESLVVVVEGDGQKIALEVDELLGQQQVVVKNIENNYRRIPGVSGATILGDGRVSLIVDIGGLVRSLKVPQAA, encoded by the coding sequence ATGAGCATGGACCTGCAACGTTTCCACGCCACCTTTTTCGAGGAAAGCCGTGAAGGGCTCGACGCGATGGAGGCCGGGCTGTTGTCCCTTGAAGAGGGCAACCGCGACCCGGAAATCATCAACTCGGTGTTCCGCGCCGCGCACTCCATCAAGGGCGGCGCTGCCACCTTCGGGTTCGAGGCCGTTGCCGGCCTGACCCACGTGCTGGAAACGCTGCTGGACGAGCTGCGCTCCAACAAGCGCCAGCTCGAAGCCAATGCGGTCGATGCCATGCTGGGCTCGGTCGACGTGCTGCGCGCCCTGCTACGCGAAGCCGAACACGGCACCCCGGCCGACCCGGCCGCGGTCAAGGCCGTGCATACCCGCCTCAACGCGGTGCTGGCCGGCGAAGCGCCGGCCGCCGCGGTGGTGGCCAAGCCCAAGGAAGAAGAACCCGAAGCCTGGCACATCGGTTTCACCCCGGCGCCGTCGCTGTTCATGAGCGGCAACGACCCGCTGCGCATCATCCGCGAGCTGGAGCATCTGGGCCCGCTGCAGATCGCCGCGCGCCTGGAGCGCATGCCGGGCTTTGAAAACATCGACCCGCTGGAAGCCTATCTGGCGTGGGATCTGGGCCTGATCGGCAAGATTCCGCGCAGCAAGATCGAAGACACCTTCGCCTGGGTGGTGGACGATTGCGAGCTGGACATCCGTCCGATGGCGGTCCCCGGCCCGCCACCGAGCCTGGCGGTGGAAGCCGCCGCGCCAGTGGCCGCCGTTGCACCGGTCGCTGCCGCTGCTGAACCCGTTGCCGCTGCCGCAACGCCGGCCAAGGCGGCCGCCGCAGAGGCCGAAAGCTCCATCCGCGTCAGCGTGGACAAGGTCGATGCACTGATCAATCTGGTCGGCGAGTTGGTCATTACGCAGGCCATGCTCAAGCAGGTCTCCACCGGCCTGGACCCGGCACATGCCGAACAGTTGTTCGCCGGCCTGGACCTGCTCGAGCGCAACACCCGCGATCTGCAGGAAGCGGTCATCGGCGTGCGCATGCTGCCGGTGGACGCGGTGTTCCGCCGCTTCCCGCGCTTGGTGCGCGACCTCTCCAGCCGGCTCGGCAAGCAGGTCCGCCTGCGCACGATTGGCGAAAGCACGGAGCTGGACAAGGGGCTGATCGAAAAGATCGCCGACCCGCTCGTCCATCTGGTGCGCAACTCCATCGACCACGGTCTGGAAATGCCCGATGCGCGCCGCGCCGCGGGCAAGGAAGAAACCGGCACGATCACCCTGGCGGCCTCGCACCAGGGCGGCCACATCGTGATCGAAGTCAGCGACGACGGCCGTGGCCTCAATCGCGCCAAGATCCTGGAAAAGGCCGCCGAACGCGGTATCGCCGTGCCGGATAACCCGACCGATTCGCAGGTGTGGGACCTGATCTTCGCGCCGGGCTTCTCCACCGCCGATGCCGTCACCGACCTGTCCGGTCGTGGTGTGGGCATGGACGTGGTTCGCCGCAATATCCAGGGCCTGGGTGGCGAAGTACAGCTGGAAAGCAACGCCGGCAGCGGGACCCGCGTGTTGATCCGCCTGCCGCTGACCCTGGCCATCCTCGACGGCATGACCGTCTCGGTCGCCGGCGAAACGCTGATCCTGCCGCTGTCCTACGTGCTCGAAGCACTGCAGCCGGCGCCGGAAGATGTCCGCTCGATGGCGGGCGACGGCCGGGTGCTGCGGGTGCGTGGCGAGTATCTACCGATCCTCTCGCTCACCAACTACTACGGCTTCGGCGGGCAGCAGTCCTCCAAGGAATCGCTGGTGGTGGTGGTCGAAGGCGACGGCCAGAAGATCGCGCTGGAAGTGGACGAACTGCTCGGCCAGCAGCAGGTGGTGGTCAAGAACATCGAGAACAACTACCGCCGCATCCCCGGCGTCTCCGGTGCCACCATCCTCGGCGATGGTCGTGTGTCGCTGATCGTGGACATCGGCGGGCTGGTGCGCTCGTTGAAGGTGCCGCAGGCCGCGTAA
- a CDS encoding response regulator — protein sequence MSARILVVDDSASMRQMVSFALTSAGFAVEEAEDGAVALGRAKGQRFNAVVTDVNMPNMDGISLIRELRQLPDYKFTPMLMLTTESAADKKSEGKAAGATGWLVKPFNPEQLIATVQKVLG from the coding sequence ATGAGCGCACGTATCTTGGTGGTGGACGATTCGGCGTCGATGCGCCAGATGGTCTCTTTCGCCCTCACCTCTGCCGGCTTTGCCGTCGAAGAAGCCGAAGACGGCGCCGTTGCGCTGGGCCGCGCGAAGGGCCAGCGCTTCAATGCGGTGGTGACCGACGTGAACATGCCCAACATGGACGGCATCTCGCTGATCCGCGAGCTGCGCCAGCTGCCGGACTACAAGTTTACCCCGATGCTGATGCTCACCACCGAATCGGCGGCCGACAAGAAGTCCGAAGGCAAGGCGGCCGGTGCCACCGGTTGGCTGGTCAAGCCGTTCAATCCAGAACAGCTGATCGCCACCGTGCAGAAAGTTCTCGGTTAA
- a CDS encoding STAS domain-containing protein encodes MSTVTLGEDLGIETSADLKQKLAGFLTQDGDLVLDAGEVRRIHTASVQLLCAFVQSRRQAGLHTEFDGCNDTFRDAARLLGVTDALGLPASNDNLKSVENAA; translated from the coding sequence ATGAGCACAGTGACATTGGGTGAGGATCTCGGCATCGAGACCAGCGCCGACCTCAAGCAGAAGCTTGCCGGATTCCTCACCCAGGACGGCGACCTGGTGCTTGATGCCGGTGAAGTCCGGCGTATCCACACCGCCAGCGTGCAGTTGCTCTGCGCCTTCGTGCAGAGCCGCCGCCAGGCCGGTCTGCATACCGAATTCGATGGCTGTAACGACACCTTTAGAGATGCGGCCCGTCTGCTCGGCGTCACTGACGCGCTCGGACTTCCCGCATCCAATGACAACCTGAAATCTGTGGAGAACGCCGCATGA